In a genomic window of Candidatus Bathyarchaeum sp.:
- a CDS encoding shikimate dehydrogenase, giving the protein MSVSGKTRVCAIIGDPVDHSLSPVMHNSAFKELGLNLVYVAFTVPAKDLEHAVLGAKSLGFKGLNVTMPHKNEVMKYLDDLDVSAKSVGAVNTILINQGKLVGYNTDGKGAMIALQENGVSSEKKKLVLLGAGGAAQAIAHEAVQDVNELVILNRNVVKAKKLVKSLPKNLGASVTSGALSFEVLKQELETADILINATSMGMHPDTESSPVPCELLRSDLSVMDIIYNPLETKLLKDAKTAGAKVISGLEMLIYQGAVAFHIWTNCPAPVDVMRKAALNALKKRGAD; this is encoded by the coding sequence ATGAGTGTCTCTGGAAAAACTAGAGTGTGCGCTATTATAGGTGACCCTGTAGACCACTCTCTAAGTCCAGTGATGCATAATTCAGCATTCAAGGAACTTGGGTTGAACCTTGTTTATGTTGCTTTTACAGTACCCGCCAAAGACTTGGAACACGCCGTTTTAGGGGCAAAAAGTTTAGGCTTTAAAGGATTAAACGTGACCATGCCCCACAAAAATGAGGTCATGAAATATCTTGATGACCTTGACGTTTCTGCAAAATCTGTTGGGGCAGTAAATACCATTCTTATCAATCAAGGAAAACTTGTTGGATACAACACAGACGGCAAAGGAGCTATGATTGCTCTGCAAGAAAACGGTGTTTCGTCAGAAAAAAAGAAACTTGTTCTCCTCGGGGCTGGGGGAGCAGCCCAAGCAATAGCCCATGAAGCTGTTCAAGATGTTAATGAGTTAGTCATTTTGAACAGAAATGTCGTCAAAGCCAAAAAACTGGTTAAATCGTTGCCCAAAAATCTAGGCGCTTCAGTAACTAGTGGAGCCCTTTCCTTTGAGGTCCTTAAACAAGAACTCGAGACGGCTGATATTCTAATTAACGCAACCAGTATGGGTATGCATCCTGATACGGAAAGTAGCCCTGTTCCTTGTGAATTGTTGCGTTCTGACCTTAGTGTGATGGACATCATTTACAATCCCTTGGAAACTAAACTTTTGAAAGATGCAAAAACTGCAGGTGCCAAGGTTATCTCAGGTCTTGAAATGCTCATTTATCAGGGGGCAGTTGCTTTTCACATTTGGACTAATTGTCCTGCTCCTGTTGACGTTATGAGAAAAGCTGCATTAAATGCTCTAAAAAAGCGAGGTGCAGACTAA